From Serratia fonticola:
TCGCTGACGTTTCCGGCCCAGTGGACCATCTTATACAGTGGCGGTGGCATCTCCTGGTTTTGCAGCACGGCTTCCAGCTTGGCCAGATCGACTTCAGGTACCGCGGTTTTTTGTTGCAGAGCAGTGCGGGTAGCATCGAGGTTAAAATGCTGATTTCCACTGAGGATATCCTGCGCCATAATTTGTTTGGCGATCGGCAACTCGGCATAGAAGGGAAGCTGAGCCGAGTTGGAGTGGCAATAGTCGCAACCATTGCGGGTTAACAGGGTATCGATTTGATTGCTGGCAACGACGGGGTTACGCTGTTGATCGTAATGGTAGACATAGCCGACGGTCCCCAAATAGCCGACGACGGCGGTAACGGCACATCCCAGAATAATTTTTTTAATCATGTTCTCGCTCCAATGAGTTGACTGCCAAAAAACCCTACATATAAAGAGGTAATAAAAGGGGCAATCGGATTGTCATGGGCTGGGGCGGTTGGCAACTTGATTAAAATCAATCACCATCATTGGTGTACGCTATCGTTCGGATAGGTTTTAACGATGAAGCAGGCGTGGCGTGGCTCTCAGGCTGTTTCTAAGAAATACCTTATTATTCAATTAGGTGACGATTTATAGGTGACGCCGTCACAATTAGTTCGATTGGTGCGTTGTTGCGGGATTTTGGTGCACAACATCCCCAGACAAACTACAGAATATGCCTTGGCTGTTATAATCCGGGGAAAATAAAAGACATAGGGACACATTTTAAACTGATGACCACTAACACTTCTTCGAGCACAGCCCAAGTAGCCCATCGGCCGTTGATCCTGATTGCCTGCATGCTGGCAATGTTCATGTCTGCCATTGAAGCGACCATTGTCGCCACCGCGATGCCGACGATTATTGGCGATCTGGGTGGTTTTTCGTTGCTGGGCTGGGTGTTTTCGGTCTATTTGCTGGCACAGGCCATTACCATCCCGATCTACGGGCGTTTGGCGGATTTATACGGCCGGAAACCGATCTTTTTCTTTGGCGCCACGCTGTTCCTGTTGGGGTCGGTCCTGTGCGGTTTCTCATCGAATATGTATTGGCTGATTGCCTTCCGCCTGCTGCAAGGGCTGGGCGCCGGGGCGATCATGCCGATCGCCACCACCGTGATCGGTGATATTTACAGCGCCACCGAGCGGCCAAAAGTGATGGGGTATCTTTCTAGCGTCTGGGGTGTTTCGGCCATTCTTGGCCCGCTACTAGGCGCGTTTATCGTGCAGCACACGTCTTGGGCTTTGGTATTCTGGGTCAACCTGCCCATTGGCCTGCTGGCGATGTATTTCCTGGGGCGCTACTTGCCAGACCTCAAACAGGGGCGCAAACATGCGCTGGATCTGGCGGGAACGGCTTGGCTGACGATCTTTGTCGCTGCATTGCTGCTTTCACTCTTGCAGGCGGAAATGCTGGGATGGTGGGTCATACCGTTGCTGGCGTTGGCGTTAGTGGCGCTTAACCTGCTAATTCGTCAGGAGCGCCGTGCTCCTGAACCGTTGTTCCCACTGGCCCTGTGGCAAAATCGCGTAATTGTGGCCGGCAATATTGGCGGCGTGGTGATCGGTGCTGCCATGATGGGCATCAGCGCCTTCCTGCCAACCTTTATCCAAGGCGTGAAGGGCGGAACTCCGCTGGAAGCCGGAACCACGTTAGCCTTGATGTCGATTGGCTGGCCGCTGGCCAGTATGCTGAGCGGACGTTTGATGTTGCTGACTTCTTATCGGACCACAGCACTGCTTGGCGCGCTGCTGTTGGCGGCCGGTGGCTTTATCCTGCTGCTGTTACAGCCTTCGGGTGGGTTACTGTGGGGGCGGGTTGCGGCGTTTATCATCGGGGTCGGTATGGGGTTGTGCAATACCACCTTCCTGGTCTCGGTACAGAATGCGGCACATTACAGTATTCGCGGTATCGCAACCGCCTGCACGGTATTCACCAGGATGGTCGGATCGGCGATCGGCACCGCCATTCTGGGGGCCACGTTGAATATCAACCTGCATTTGCGTCTGCCAGAAACGGTTGATCCGGTGCAGCAGTTGATGGAGCCAGAGGTTCGCAACACCATGCGGCCAGAGGCGCTGGCGGATCTCATTGGGCATGTCGCCGCCTCAATGCATTGGGTATTCCTGGTCTCGGCGTTGATATCGCTGTTTGCCTTGGGTGCGGCTATGCTGATCCCGGCGCGTCATCGACCACAGGGCGAAGGTGAAGAGATTAAACAGGCTTAAAGAAGAGGGGGCGCAGTAACGAACTGCGCCCTGGAGCCGGTTACTGCGGGGCTTGGGTATCCTGGCTGGTGCCAGTTTGCGCCGCGTCGCCGCTGTCGTCGCCGTTAATCAGGCGGGTATACACGATTTTCTGCGTGTCTTGACCACAATGGCCGACCACCTGTCCACCGGCAAGGTTCGCCTGATCGTTAGGCACGATCTCCAGCTTGAAGCCGGATTCCGGTACGCCGTTATTGACAATTTTCTGGGCAATATCCGCCTTTATGCTCTCACATGAGGCAAAAGCGGCCAGCGGCGCGGTGGCTAACAGCAGTACACCTACTACAAGCGCTTTTTTCATCATTGGATCCTTATTTGAGACGAATGTTCTTTGTCAGGATAGCAGCATCAGGTTGAATAGTTTACCCTTACTCGCTATTACTGCGTGACTGGACGGCCAGTGGTGCGATCCAGACACTTACGGGTTGACGATTCCCAATAGGCATTGACGTTGTAGCTGTTATCACAACGATCTTCGTCATCAATAGCACGGTCAACCTTGTCAAACTCCTTCTCGACACGGGTATTGACCTTACTGCGCAGCGATTTGGTTTCGTTCCACTGCTCTTTGCTTTGGCGAGCCTGTTCGTTGCTCATGGCTGCGCCGCCGCTGCCGTCAACCGTGACGCAGGTGCTGCCCTGGGTGCAAGAGGCAGCGAAGGCAGGAGCTTGCCAGGCACCGGCCAGCAATAACATGGCAACCGGTAACATCAGGCGCGGAAGGGAAAGTAATTTCATCGTTTCATCCTTATAAGTGAGTGTTGCATCCACCAGCAACACTGGCTGTAGCATGGGTTAAATATATCACCGTGCTGTTATATTGCACCAGCGCATCGCCTTGTTCGTTTAATTTACTGAGAGAATAGCGGTAATGTTAAAAACCACTTTATTGTTTTTTGCCACCGCGCTGGCCGAAATCATTGGCTGTTTCTTGCCTTATCTGTGGCTAAAGAAAAACGCCAGCGCCTGGCTGTTGCTGCCTGCGGCCCTCAGCCTGATGCTGTTTGTCTGGTTGTTGACGCTGCATCCGTCGGCCAGTGGGCGAGTCTATGCTGCCTATGGCGGCGTCTATGTGGCAACGGCGCTGCTTTGGCTACGGGTGGTAGATGGTGTGAAGTTGTCGACTATGGATTGGTTGGGGGCCGGGGTGGCACTGCTGGGGATGCTGATTATCGTTTCCGGCTGGCGCACTACGTAGGGGCGCCGCATGCTGCGCCCGCTTGAATGGCAGGGGGATGCCCTGCCACAGAGTAAGAGCATTAACCGCGATGAATGCTCAACCCGGCAAAGGATTGGCTGACCGGCATCATTTCCAAAGTATTGATATTGACGCGGGAAGGCAGCGTTGCCACCCAGAATACCGCTTCGGCAACATCATCCGGCGTCAGGGCATCTACCCCTTGATAGGTTTTATCTACCTTGCCGTCATCCCCTTTGAAACGCACGTTGGAGAACTCGGTGCCACCAACCATGCCTGGCTCAATATCGGTAACGCGGATATGAGTGCCGTGCAGATCGGCGCGCAGACCCAGGCTGAACTGTTTAACGAAGGCCTTGGTAGCGCCGTAAACGTTACCACCGGCATACGGCCAGTTGGCGGCGGTGGAGCCGATATTGATCACATGGCCAATGTTACGTTCCACCATGGCTGGCAG
This genomic window contains:
- a CDS encoding YnfA family protein, with protein sequence MLKTTLLFFATALAEIIGCFLPYLWLKKNASAWLLLPAALSLMLFVWLLTLHPSASGRVYAAYGGVYVATALLWLRVVDGVKLSTMDWLGAGVALLGMLIIVSGWRTT
- a CDS encoding MDR family MFS transporter, with amino-acid sequence MTTNTSSSTAQVAHRPLILIACMLAMFMSAIEATIVATAMPTIIGDLGGFSLLGWVFSVYLLAQAITIPIYGRLADLYGRKPIFFFGATLFLLGSVLCGFSSNMYWLIAFRLLQGLGAGAIMPIATTVIGDIYSATERPKVMGYLSSVWGVSAILGPLLGAFIVQHTSWALVFWVNLPIGLLAMYFLGRYLPDLKQGRKHALDLAGTAWLTIFVAALLLSLLQAEMLGWWVIPLLALALVALNLLIRQERRAPEPLFPLALWQNRVIVAGNIGGVVIGAAMMGISAFLPTFIQGVKGGTPLEAGTTLALMSIGWPLASMLSGRLMLLTSYRTTALLGALLLAAGGFILLLLQPSGGLLWGRVAAFIIGVGMGLCNTTFLVSVQNAAHYSIRGIATACTVFTRMVGSAIGTAILGATLNINLHLRLPETVDPVQQLMEPEVRNTMRPEALADLIGHVAASMHWVFLVSALISLFALGAAMLIPARHRPQGEGEEIKQA
- the ydfG gene encoding bifunctional NADP-dependent 3-hydroxy acid dehydrogenase/3-hydroxypropionate dehydrogenase YdfG, whose product is MIIFVTGATSGFGEAIARKFVGEGHQVIATGRRVERLEALQAELGEALHIVRLDVRNRAAIQQAIEELPAALRNVDVLVNNAGLALGLEPAHKANADDWETMIDTNTKGLVNMTRALLPAMVERNIGHVINIGSTAANWPYAGGNVYGATKAFVKQFSLGLRADLHGTHIRVTDIEPGMVGGTEFSNVRFKGDDGKVDKTYQGVDALTPDDVAEAVFWVATLPSRVNINTLEMMPVSQSFAGLSIHRG
- a CDS encoding DUF1161 domain-containing protein, whose protein sequence is MKKALVVGVLLLATAPLAAFASCESIKADIAQKIVNNGVPESGFKLEIVPNDQANLAGGQVVGHCGQDTQKIVYTRLINGDDSGDAAQTGTSQDTQAPQ
- a CDS encoding DUF1283 family protein gives rise to the protein MKLLSLPRLMLPVAMLLLAGAWQAPAFAASCTQGSTCVTVDGSGGAAMSNEQARQSKEQWNETKSLRSKVNTRVEKEFDKVDRAIDDEDRCDNSYNVNAYWESSTRKCLDRTTGRPVTQ